A part of Nostoc sp. HK-01 genomic DNA contains:
- a CDS encoding phosphoglucomutase domain protein, with protein sequence MSYLDISTNIQTISTTPFADQKPGTSGVRKAVSIFEQPHYLENFIQSIFDTLGDLQGQTLVLGGDGRYYNRQAIQTILKMAAANGVGRVKVGQGGILSTPAVSGIIRKYKTLGGIILSASHNPGGPKGDFGVKYNISNGGPAPEKVTEDIYARSKVIEKYQILDAPDVDLETLGESGLGAMVVEVIDSVQDYEKLMESLFDFERIHQLLTSGNFRLCIDSLHAVTGPYAHTLFEYRLGAPSGSVRNSKPLEDFGGGHPDPNLVYAHELVDILYGENAPDFGAASDGDGDRNMILGRRFFVTPSDSLAILAANAKLVPGYQAGITGVARSMPTSQAVDRVAARLGIDCYETPTGWKFFGNLLDADKATLCGEESFGTGSNHIREKDGLWAVLFWLNILAVRQQSVEEIVREHWQTYGRNYYSRHDYEEVDAEGANTLVEQLRSQIPNLKGKRFGKYEVEYSDDFSYTDPVDGSISQKQGIRIGFTDGSRIVFRLSGTGTQGATLRVYLESYEPDTAKQNLDPQQALADLIAIADEIAQIRTFTSREQPTVIT encoded by the coding sequence ATGAGTTATCTAGACATCTCAACGAATATCCAAACAATTTCTACGACCCCCTTTGCCGATCAAAAGCCCGGCACTTCTGGGGTACGGAAAGCAGTAAGTATATTTGAGCAGCCCCATTACTTAGAAAACTTCATCCAATCTATTTTTGATACGCTAGGAGACTTACAAGGGCAGACATTGGTTTTAGGTGGTGATGGCAGATACTACAATCGCCAAGCCATTCAAACTATCCTAAAAATGGCGGCAGCTAATGGTGTAGGTAGAGTTAAGGTCGGTCAGGGAGGAATTTTGTCAACTCCTGCTGTATCTGGCATCATTCGCAAGTACAAGACTCTTGGTGGCATTATTCTGTCTGCCAGCCATAATCCCGGTGGCCCAAAAGGTGATTTTGGTGTTAAATACAATATCAGTAACGGTGGGCCTGCACCGGAAAAAGTAACAGAAGATATCTACGCCCGCAGCAAAGTAATTGAGAAATACCAAATTCTAGATGCACCAGATGTAGATTTAGAAACTTTGGGTGAATCTGGACTAGGAGCAATGGTTGTCGAAGTCATTGATTCCGTGCAGGATTATGAAAAGTTAATGGAGTCTTTGTTTGATTTTGAGCGCATACATCAACTCTTAACGTCTGGTAACTTCCGGCTGTGCATAGATTCACTTCATGCGGTGACTGGCCCCTATGCCCATACTTTGTTTGAGTATCGCTTAGGCGCACCGTCAGGAAGTGTGCGTAACAGTAAACCTTTGGAGGATTTTGGCGGCGGACATCCCGATCCAAATTTAGTGTATGCCCACGAATTAGTTGATATCCTTTATGGAGAAAATGCCCCAGACTTTGGTGCAGCTTCCGATGGCGATGGCGATCGCAATATGATTTTAGGGCGGAGGTTTTTCGTTACCCCCAGCGATAGCCTAGCAATTTTAGCTGCCAATGCGAAGCTAGTTCCAGGATATCAGGCGGGTATAACAGGAGTAGCACGGTCTATGCCTACAAGTCAGGCAGTAGATCGAGTAGCAGCAAGGTTGGGAATTGACTGCTACGAAACACCCACTGGTTGGAAGTTCTTTGGCAATTTATTAGATGCAGATAAAGCTACTCTCTGTGGAGAAGAAAGCTTTGGCACTGGCTCCAACCATATTCGAGAAAAGGACGGGCTATGGGCAGTGCTATTCTGGCTGAATATTCTGGCAGTCAGACAACAATCTGTAGAAGAGATTGTCCGCGAACACTGGCAAACCTACGGACGCAACTACTATTCTCGTCATGATTATGAAGAAGTAGATGCCGAGGGAGCCAACACCTTAGTAGAACAACTGCGATCGCAAATCCCAAACCTGAAAGGAAAACGATTTGGTAAGTATGAAGTTGAGTATAGCGATGACTTTAGCTACACCGACCCAGTTGATGGCAGCATTAGTCAAAAACAAGGCATTCGCATCGGCTTTACTGATGGTTCTCGCATTGTCTTCCGGCTATCTGGTACGGGTACTCAGGGTGCAACTTTGCGAGTTTATCTAGAATCTTACGAACCGGATACTGCTAAACAAAACCTTGATCCGCAACAAGCACTAGCAGATTTAATTGCGATCGCCGATGAAATTGCTCAAATTCGCACCTTCACAAGTAGAGAACAGCCAACCGTGATTACTTGA
- a CDS encoding type II restriction enzyme NspV homolog, giving the protein MKVIAPLPPALPPPIPNKLICPSPLISTDSSISSITNSQQGSINGNNLPLKSNFQKFNGLDAITGKSNFDISEWMLIRIVQYLQKRHAYLAMLCKTSVSRKLLNYIHSQKISLKYFATYKIDAKKYFGANVDACLLLCKFDSISHNYFCDVFNNLEDKSCYRIGYKDKILVKDVFIFDKLKYLYATKSEEKWRSGIKHDCSDIMELYKINDNYINGLGEIVDIEETFIFPLLKGSDVAQGRTQATNRYVLVTQRFIGESTESIKNVAPKTWKYLESHSNHLDYRKSKIYNNSPRFSIFGVGNYTFSPWKIAICGLYKKLNFQLIGMIDGRPTVFDDTVYFLAFENEQLAYQVLILLTSTLASDFYHSLIFWDEKRPIKSSILNKLNLSALARKLNTHTITTLNYTPVS; this is encoded by the coding sequence TTGAAGGTCATTGCACCTTTGCCACCAGCTTTGCCCCCGCCAATTCCAAACAAACTGATCTGTCCTTCACCGTTGATTTCTACTGACAGTTCAATTTCATCTATAACTAACTCACAGCAAGGATCGATCAATGGTAATAATTTACCGTTGAAAAGTAATTTCCAAAAATTTAATGGATTAGATGCAATTACTGGCAAGAGCAATTTTGATATTTCTGAGTGGATGTTGATCCGTATAGTTCAATACCTACAAAAGCGTCATGCCTATCTTGCTATGTTGTGCAAAACATCTGTGTCAAGAAAATTATTAAACTATATCCATTCTCAGAAAATATCTCTAAAATACTTCGCTACATATAAAATAGATGCAAAAAAGTATTTTGGAGCAAACGTTGATGCTTGTTTGTTGCTATGTAAATTTGATTCTATTTCACATAATTATTTCTGTGATGTTTTTAATAACTTAGAAGATAAAAGTTGCTATCGCATAGGCTATAAAGATAAAATTTTAGTTAAAGACGTGTTTATTTTTGATAAACTAAAATACTTATACGCTACAAAATCAGAAGAAAAATGGCGGTCTGGTATTAAGCATGATTGCTCAGATATAATGGAATTATATAAAATTAATGATAATTATATAAATGGATTAGGAGAAATTGTTGATATTGAAGAAACATTTATTTTCCCTTTACTCAAAGGGTCTGATGTGGCTCAAGGTCGAACACAAGCTACTAACAGATATGTTTTAGTTACTCAACGCTTTATAGGTGAGTCAACTGAATCCATTAAAAATGTAGCGCCTAAAACCTGGAAGTATTTAGAGTCTCATTCCAATCACTTAGATTATAGAAAAAGTAAAATATATAATAATAGCCCCCGTTTTTCTATATTTGGTGTAGGAAACTATACCTTTTCACCTTGGAAAATAGCGATTTGTGGATTATATAAAAAACTTAATTTCCAACTCATTGGAATGATTGATGGTAGACCTACTGTTTTTGATGATACTGTTTATTTTCTTGCTTTTGAAAATGAGCAATTAGCTTACCAAGTTTTGATTCTTTTAACTTCTACCTTAGCTTCTGACTTCTACCATTCACTGATTTTTTGGGATGAGAAACGCCCAATTAAATCTAGTATTTTGAATAAATTAAATCTATCTGCTCTAGCGCGAAAATTGAACACTCATACGATTACTACACTAAATTATACGCCTGTAAGCTAG
- a CDS encoding TIR protein: MNNDSIQKILLLAANPIGSRYLRLGEEMREIEEGLKRSKNRERYSLATAQAVRYRDIRRAILEHEPQIIHFSGHGAGEEGLVFEDETGAAKLVDAEALAGLFQLFSGQLECVVLNACYSQVQAEAIAQHIPCVIGMKKAIGDRAAIEFAVGFYDALGAKKSYEFAYKLGCNAIRMAGIPEQDIPTLLTTAEIESMSAKTQPPQLASSTVSTKPTTSQRVFISYRSQEPDAGLAQEFYDQLVAAGHEAFMAGASISWGQNWVERIDEELKRCDYFLLLLSEQSASSDMVAGEVRTARELQAKLGKPVILPVRINLPFDDPLNYELRSFLQTIQQRQWKSQADTPVILSEILSLLSTGSAPKPVAEEITPTPIVVKHDHRPLPVAELELPGGTIQLASRFYVQREPWESRCYEQMEKNAGLIRIKAPRQMGKTSLLARICHRAKEQGYRTATLDFLETDETIFEDLTVFLKRFCALISRKLGISPRKVSEFWDEELFGPKENCNDYFEQCILADVTVPLFLGLDELDRLFPYNAVAKEFLALLRSWNEKAKVNETWAKLRMAIAHSTESYVVMDTNSSPFNVGLAVELPEFNQEQVLDLVARHGLSWGSEETRQLMEMVGGHPYLVRLALYHIAQGDLTLTQLLATASTDAGIYGEHLRRHLWNLQQNPELAAAFQKVVATDKPVCLPTMSAFKLNGMGLVSLQGNEVIVRHECLYRPYFQSRLRIRE; this comes from the coding sequence ATGAATAATGATTCTATTCAGAAAATTCTACTGTTAGCTGCCAATCCCATCGGCAGTAGATATCTGCGTTTGGGTGAAGAGATGCGGGAGATTGAAGAGGGGCTAAAAAGGTCAAAGAATCGAGAACGGTATTCTCTAGCCACAGCCCAAGCAGTACGATACCGAGATATCCGCAGAGCGATATTAGAACACGAACCGCAGATTATTCATTTTTCAGGACATGGGGCAGGAGAAGAAGGTTTAGTTTTTGAAGATGAAACGGGAGCAGCAAAGCTAGTTGATGCAGAAGCATTAGCTGGACTGTTTCAACTATTTTCAGGGCAATTGGAATGTGTTGTGCTTAATGCGTGTTACTCACAGGTACAAGCAGAAGCGATCGCGCAACACATTCCTTGCGTCATTGGGATGAAGAAAGCGATTGGAGATCGAGCGGCGATTGAGTTTGCCGTCGGGTTTTATGATGCGTTGGGGGCGAAAAAATCCTATGAATTTGCCTACAAGCTTGGCTGTAATGCAATTAGAATGGCAGGAATACCAGAACAGGATATTCCCACTCTCTTGACAACTGCTGAGATTGAGTCAATGTCTGCGAAGACTCAACCCCCTCAACTTGCGTCATCCACTGTCTCGACAAAGCCAACGACTAGCCAGCGAGTTTTCATCAGTTATCGCTCTCAAGAGCCTGATGCGGGACTAGCACAAGAATTTTACGACCAACTGGTAGCTGCCGGACACGAAGCGTTTATGGCTGGGGCAAGCATTAGCTGGGGACAAAATTGGGTAGAACGAATTGACGAAGAATTGAAACGCTGTGATTATTTCCTGTTGCTGCTGTCGGAACAATCAGCAAGCAGTGATATGGTGGCAGGAGAAGTCAGGACTGCGAGGGAGTTGCAGGCTAAACTGGGCAAGCCCGTCATTTTGCCAGTAAGGATCAATTTACCTTTTGATGACCCGCTCAATTACGAACTGCGAAGTTTCTTGCAAACCATTCAGCAACGGCAATGGAAATCCCAGGCAGACACTCCAGTTATCTTATCGGAAATCCTCTCACTCTTATCAACAGGATCAGCACCTAAACCTGTTGCCGAAGAAATTACTCCTACGCCAATTGTAGTCAAGCACGATCATCGGCCGTTGCCCGTAGCAGAACTAGAACTCCCAGGCGGGACGATACAACTAGCTTCTCGGTTTTACGTCCAGCGAGAGCCTTGGGAATCACGTTGCTATGAGCAGATGGAAAAAAACGCCGGACTTATCCGCATCAAGGCTCCGCGACAGATGGGAAAAACTTCCCTTTTAGCCCGGATTTGCCACCGCGCAAAAGAGCAAGGCTATCGCACGGCTACCTTAGACTTCTTAGAAACTGATGAGACAATTTTTGAAGATTTAACGGTATTCTTGAAACGGTTTTGTGCGTTAATCAGTCGCAAGCTGGGAATATCGCCCCGAAAAGTCTCCGAATTTTGGGATGAAGAGTTATTCGGCCCCAAGGAAAACTGCAATGATTATTTTGAGCAGTGCATATTGGCAGATGTGACGGTTCCCTTATTTTTGGGATTGGACGAACTAGATCGGCTGTTTCCTTACAATGCAGTTGCCAAAGAATTTTTAGCTCTGTTGCGTTCCTGGAATGAAAAGGCGAAAGTAAATGAAACTTGGGCTAAATTACGGATGGCGATCGCACATTCCACAGAATCCTATGTGGTGATGGACACCAATTCATCTCCCTTTAATGTAGGGCTGGCAGTAGAGTTGCCAGAGTTTAACCAAGAGCAAGTTTTAGATTTAGTAGCACGGCACGGATTGAGTTGGGGGAGTGAAGAAACCAGACAACTGATGGAGATGGTGGGAGGACACCCTTACTTGGTGCGCCTTGCCCTTTATCACATTGCTCAAGGGGATTTGACGTTAACCCAACTTCTAGCCACAGCCTCGACTGATGCAGGTATTTATGGTGAACACCTGCGGCGGCATTTGTGGAATTTACAGCAAAACCCAGAGTTAGCCGCAGCATTCCAGAAAGTGGTGGCAACAGATAAACCCGTGTGTTTGCCCACAATGTCAGCTTTTAAATTAAATGGGATGGGTTTAGTTAGCTTGCAGGGAAATGAAGTGATTGTTCGCCATGAGTGTCTGTACCGTCCTTATTTCCAGTCACGATTGAGGATACGGGAATGA
- a CDS encoding WD-40 repeat-containing protein: MLASSSNFYQVGASLPIDAPSYVQRQADEEFYQKLRSGKFCYVLNSRQMGKSSLRVQTMQRLQNEGTVCAAIDLTGIGKHKITQSQWYGGIVYALVESCQLEDRFDFDWRTWWQKNQVILDPVTCLRLFIEHVLLEKIQQPIVIFVDEIDRVLSQDFSLDDFFALIRFFQNQRVDDPKFERLTFALLGVATPSDLITDKTQTPFNIGEGIELHGFQISEVQPLINGLQGKVSNPQELMESILYWTSGQPFLTQKLCKFMVEESEKDKPRSVAEVVRARIIENWESQDDPEHLRTIRDRILLNEERASYLLELYQQIRQLGEIDSNNSLEVSQLQLSGLIVKRQRKLKIYNPIYQEVFDYKWIKSQLKNLRPYSENFRFWVASRGTDESRLLTGNALREAEEWARNKNLSYQDKQFLAASKEKEIQEEIAAKQQEAALERERKDREAAEKRSLVLGEANLVLIEANRKSRQRISIGIVILVVTVLAAATVGGIAKKQVDEANKQVETADAQVNAANKRVETANSQVAKANKRVETANSQVDNANKSLKQAQIKIREARTKEQEANNNAAQAIKQEQQARQEVEDAKKNVKEAESREKEILAKLTDKENELKHTENELQQTRAKNEDTKAEIKNVRQLVALAGQLRNQSSSDSDEALRLAALSFNIDNHELKQSLLLAAQSQVHQQLKEWKKAETKIKESNQYISKANNSELTSKKGLQVQVLFYKTQGDLLAQNEKTQEAIESYSKAFNILKNHPNDTDFNQDNQLLTGENVESVYQSLRELDPQDKKFELAITKRLYTQLDYFLKAQNWEAADKKTYKLMLNIAKIEAQGYLDYQDINSFSCLDLQRIDQLWVSNSNTLFGFNVQKQIWINTGNKLGIKPEDLANKNFENYLRFSKAVRWYNDRGQEGNSIGRFVSYGSLIKRIKNNPTYRGSLPRYFIFNVTNTGSNTDNTDEIRWAGNRDEAYQVFFSRVATCKL, from the coding sequence TTGCTGGCCAGTAGTTCTAACTTCTATCAAGTTGGTGCAAGTCTCCCAATTGATGCTCCTAGTTATGTACAACGACAAGCAGACGAGGAGTTTTATCAGAAACTAAGGTCAGGAAAATTTTGCTATGTACTGAACTCTCGGCAGATGGGCAAGTCCAGCTTGCGAGTACAAACTATGCAAAGGTTACAAAATGAAGGGACAGTCTGTGCGGCGATTGACTTGACAGGAATTGGTAAACATAAGATAACACAATCACAGTGGTATGGGGGAATTGTTTACGCTTTAGTAGAAAGCTGCCAACTAGAAGATAGATTTGATTTTGATTGGCGAACATGGTGGCAGAAAAATCAAGTAATCCTAGATCCAGTTACGTGTTTGAGATTGTTTATAGAACACGTATTACTGGAAAAAATTCAGCAACCAATAGTCATTTTTGTAGATGAAATTGATAGAGTACTGAGCCAGGATTTCTCTTTAGATGATTTTTTTGCTCTGATTCGTTTTTTTCAAAATCAACGAGTTGATGATCCTAAATTTGAGAGGCTGACATTTGCATTATTAGGTGTAGCAACTCCTAGTGATTTGATTACTGATAAAACCCAAACCCCTTTTAATATTGGCGAAGGAATTGAACTGCATGGATTTCAGATTTCGGAAGTCCAACCGCTAATTAACGGATTGCAGGGCAAAGTATCAAATCCTCAAGAACTGATGGAGTCGATATTATATTGGACAAGCGGACAACCGTTTCTTACTCAAAAGTTGTGTAAGTTTATGGTAGAGGAGTCAGAAAAAGATAAACCTCGTTCAGTCGCGGAAGTAGTAAGGGCAAGAATTATTGAAAACTGGGAATCTCAAGACGATCCAGAGCATTTAAGAACAATACGAGATCGCATACTTTTAAATGAAGAGAGAGCTAGTTATTTATTAGAACTCTATCAACAAATTCGACAGTTAGGAGAAATAGATAGTAACAATAGTTTAGAAGTCAGTCAATTACAATTATCGGGGTTAATTGTTAAAAGACAAAGAAAATTAAAAATTTATAATCCTATTTATCAAGAAGTTTTTGATTATAAGTGGATTAAAAGCCAATTAAAAAATCTGCGACCCTATTCAGAAAATTTTCGTTTCTGGGTCGCTTCTAGAGGAACTGATGAATCACGGTTGCTGACAGGCAATGCGTTACGAGAAGCAGAAGAATGGGCAAGAAATAAGAATTTAAGTTATCAAGATAAACAGTTTTTAGCCGCTAGTAAAGAAAAGGAAATTCAAGAAGAGATTGCTGCCAAGCAACAAGAAGCAGCTTTAGAAAGAGAGAGGAAAGATAGGGAAGCAGCAGAGAAGAGGAGTTTGGTACTAGGTGAAGCAAATTTAGTATTGATTGAAGCAAATCGGAAATCTCGGCAGCGAATTAGTATAGGAATTGTTATTTTGGTTGTTACAGTTCTGGCAGCAGCAACTGTAGGTGGAATAGCGAAAAAACAGGTTGATGAAGCTAATAAACAAGTTGAAACTGCTGATGCTCAGGTTAATGCAGCTAATAAACGAGTTGAAACTGCTAACTCTCAAGTTGCTAAGGCTAATAAACGAGTTGAAACTGCTAATTCTCAGGTTGATAATGCGAATAAAAGTTTAAAACAAGCCCAGATAAAAATTAGAGAAGCACGAACAAAAGAACAAGAAGCAAATAATAATGCTGCACAAGCAATAAAGCAAGAACAACAAGCAAGACAAGAAGTAGAAGACGCTAAGAAAAATGTTAAAGAGGCTGAGAGTAGAGAAAAAGAAATTTTAGCAAAACTTACAGATAAAGAAAACGAACTTAAACATACAGAAAACGAACTTCAACAAACAAGAGCCAAAAATGAAGATACTAAAGCAGAAATTAAAAACGTTCGCCAACTAGTAGCCTTAGCTGGACAATTGCGAAACCAAAGTTCATCAGATTCAGATGAAGCTTTAAGATTAGCAGCATTATCATTTAATATTGATAACCACGAACTCAAGCAATCACTATTACTTGCTGCTCAATCACAAGTCCATCAACAATTAAAAGAATGGAAGAAGGCAGAAACAAAAATAAAAGAAAGCAATCAATATATATCTAAAGCAAATAATAGTGAATTAACCTCTAAAAAAGGTTTACAAGTTCAAGTTTTATTCTACAAAACTCAAGGTGATTTACTAGCCCAGAATGAAAAAACTCAGGAAGCTATAGAATCTTACAGCAAAGCATTTAATATCTTAAAAAATCATCCCAATGACACTGATTTTAACCAAGACAATCAGTTACTCACAGGAGAGAATGTTGAATCAGTTTACCAGAGTTTAAGGGAGCTAGACCCTCAAGATAAAAAATTCGAGTTAGCAATAACAAAACGTTTATATACTCAACTCGATTACTTTCTAAAGGCTCAAAACTGGGAAGCTGCTGATAAAAAGACATACAAACTCATGCTCAACATTGCGAAAATAGAAGCACAAGGATATTTAGATTACCAAGACATCAATAGTTTCTCATGCCTAGACCTACAAAGAATAGACCAGCTTTGGGTTAGCAATTCAAACACGCTTTTTGGCTTTAATGTGCAGAAACAGATATGGATTAACACGGGGAATAAGCTGGGGATCAAACCGGAAGACTTGGCTAACAAGAACTTTGAAAATTATTTACGGTTTTCCAAGGCAGTAAGATGGTATAACGACCGAGGGCAAGAAGGAAACTCAATAGGTCGTTTTGTGAGTTATGGTAGCTTAATAAAGCGTATAAAAAATAACCCAACTTACAGGGGAAGTCTACCCAGGTACTTTATATTTAATGTAACGAACACGGGGTCGAACACGGATAACACGGATGAGATACGTTGGGCAGGCAATCGTGATGAAGCTTATCAGGTCTTCTTCTCTCGCGTTGCGACTTGTAAACTTTAA
- a CDS encoding glutamine synthetase catalytic region: MKRPGFIERHHLWTESQKEASEKIKAVVKQQNLLLIRTAWSDQHGIVRSKSLLAQAFLNALENGMPISTGTFLFDTGGAIVFNPFVKGGSLDMPLMTGAPNLVAVPDPHTFKILPWAKRTGFILCDEYFQNGQPMPLSSRGILRQSLVELSQRGLKHIVGLEVEWYLAKLEDPMLALANVGSSGKPGEPAKVSAVEHSFQYLLESHNPEIHDLLRLLAENFVEMELPLRSVENEGGVGQFEFTFDPIDALEAADTMMIFRMATKQICRQQGYIASFMCRPGLQGGSSNGWHLHQSLVDLTTGENAFISVNSQTFISDLCNHFIGGLLKHANAACVFTNPTINGYKRFKPNSLAPDRAGWGWENRGAMIRLQGGFDDPTTHIENRVGEPAANPYLYIASQLISGLDGVDRQIDPGSPTEEPYTTKSPVLPKSLPEAISDLSQSELFSQKMGQQFINFIIKMKQNEINRFLESVGDQPPEVYLKQVTSWEQREYFELF, translated from the coding sequence ATGAAAAGACCTGGATTTATTGAGCGTCATCACTTATGGACAGAAAGCCAAAAAGAAGCATCCGAAAAGATTAAGGCTGTGGTAAAACAACAGAATCTATTGTTGATTCGTACGGCTTGGTCTGACCAGCATGGGATTGTTCGCAGTAAATCCCTCTTAGCCCAAGCGTTTTTAAACGCCCTGGAAAACGGTATGCCTATCAGTACAGGTACATTCCTGTTTGATACTGGTGGTGCAATAGTATTTAACCCTTTTGTGAAGGGCGGGAGCTTAGATATGCCTCTGATGACAGGCGCACCAAATCTTGTGGCAGTTCCTGACCCTCATACCTTCAAAATTTTACCTTGGGCAAAACGTACTGGCTTTATTCTATGTGATGAGTACTTTCAAAATGGTCAGCCAATGCCCTTGTCCAGTCGCGGTATTTTGCGCCAATCATTAGTAGAGTTAAGTCAAAGAGGGTTGAAACATATCGTCGGCTTAGAAGTTGAGTGGTATCTGGCAAAGCTGGAAGATCCAATGTTAGCGTTGGCTAATGTTGGTAGTTCTGGAAAACCTGGTGAGCCGGCAAAAGTTAGTGCTGTAGAACATAGCTTTCAGTACCTTTTAGAATCCCACAATCCAGAAATTCATGATTTGCTGCGCCTTTTGGCAGAAAACTTTGTGGAAATGGAATTGCCTTTAAGGAGTGTAGAAAACGAAGGGGGTGTCGGCCAATTTGAATTTACTTTTGACCCGATTGATGCTTTGGAAGCTGCGGATACAATGATGATATTCAGAATGGCAACCAAGCAAATCTGCCGTCAACAAGGTTACATAGCATCATTTATGTGTCGTCCAGGACTGCAAGGTGGTTCTTCCAATGGCTGGCATTTGCACCAATCCCTTGTAGATTTAACTACGGGTGAGAATGCTTTTATATCTGTAAACTCTCAAACTTTCATCTCAGATTTATGTAACCATTTCATTGGCGGTCTTCTGAAACACGCCAATGCTGCTTGTGTATTTACAAATCCGACAATTAACGGCTACAAAAGATTTAAACCGAATTCTCTAGCCCCTGACCGTGCAGGATGGGGATGGGAAAATCGAGGAGCAATGATTAGATTACAAGGCGGTTTTGATGACCCCACTACCCACATTGAAAACCGAGTTGGAGAACCAGCAGCCAATCCCTATCTCTATATCGCATCACAATTGATTTCTGGGTTAGATGGGGTAGATCGTCAAATAGATCCTGGCTCCCCAACAGAAGAACCTTATACTACAAAAAGTCCGGTGTTACCCAAAAGTTTGCCAGAGGCGATTTCAGATTTGAGCCAAAGCGAACTTTTTTCTCAAAAGATGGGGCAGCAATTCATCAACTTCATCATTAAGATGAAACAAAATGAAATTAATCGCTTTTTAGAGTCCGTTGGCGATCAGCCGCCAGAAGTCTATTTAAAGCAGGTGACTAGCTGGGAGCAAAGAGAATATTTTGAATTATTTTGA